GTAGTTTATCCAGGAACCGCCCCGGATCACTTTTCGTTTTCCGGTTTCCGGACCTTTCGGATTGTCGCGGGGAGATTTCTCATAATAGTCCTCCGCATACCAATCCGTGACCCATTCATAGACATTGCCGGCCATGTCAAACGCTCCATAACCATTGGCCGGAAAACTACCCACCGGAGCGGTGTAACGATAGTCATCATCAAACTGGCTTTCCTTCCAGCGCTTGTCGCATTGCTTGTCACAAAAATTAGCTTTTCGGGATTCAGCCTTATCGCCCCAGGGAAACACCGAACGCTGGCCTCCCCTGGCCGCCCATTCCCATTCGGCTTCGGTGGGAAGCCTTTTCCCCACCCTTTCGCAAAACTCCGTTGCCTCAGACCAGGTCACTCTCTCCACCGGAAAGTTCGATCCTTTATAGACGGAGGGGTTGTCCCCCATGACCCTTTGGAATTCTTTTTGGGTCACTTCATGACTATCGATATAAAAACCATTTAATCTGACTGTATTGGCGGGTTCCTCATCCTGGAACCAGGATTTTTTGCAGTCCCGGTTGTTCATTAGACAAATCTGATAGCCTTGATTGGAGTCTGAACCTCGAAAAAGTTCACCGGAAGGAATCCCTACCATTCCCTGAGGAGGCCGAGGATTTTTCTTTACCTCCTCGGAACCGGCAGTTTCCAGCGATGAAAAACCAAAAACCAACGCAATGGTAAAAATCGCTTTTATTAAATATATTGCCTTCTCCACCGGTTGACCCTCTCCCCCCAAGCCAGCGTTTTTTCCGTCACATGGTTCCGCTTCCAATTTCCTGCGGCATATTTGTTTGACTCGGCCAGAGTCGGGTAAATATGGATCGTGCCCAGAATTTTATTCATGCCAAATCCGTGTTTCATGGCCGCTACATATTCAGCGATAATATCTCCTGCGTGAAGCCCGGCTATAGTCACCCCGATAATTTTGTCCTTGCCCGGAACGGTCAGGACTTTAACAAGTCCATAAGCCGCTTCATCGGTAATCGCCCGGTCCAGGTCATCAATGCCGTAGGTGGTGACTTCATAGGCAATGCCCTTCTCCTTGGCCTCGCATTCATTCAGGCCGCATCGGGCCACTTCGGGGTCGGTGTATGTGCACCAGGGCACCGTATTGTAATCCACTTTAAATCCATAAAACGGACTGAGCATTGAATTCACCGCGCAGTACCATGCCTGATGCGCGGCTATATGGGTGAACTGATAAGGCCCGGCGACATCTCCACAGGCATAAATATTGGGGAAATTAGTTTGCATGTATTCATTCACTTTGATGGTGCCATTCTGGTTCAACTCAACACCAAGCTCTTCCAGCCCGAAACCTTTGACATTTGCCTGCCGACCCAAGGCTATCAAAACCCGATCAAATTCGACGACAACCGTGCGGTCCTGATACTCGCACTCCAGAAAGTTTTTTCCATCCCGTTTAAAGAATTTTTCCGCCGAATGCTCCAGGAGAACCTCGATGCCGTCCTTCTGAAAACTCTCCAAAACCATTTGAGAAATTTCAGGATCTTCCCTGCTAATGAGTTTGTTGTACCGCTCCACTTGCGTCACCTCACATCCCAGCCGGGCAAACGCCTGAGTGAGTTCCGAACCAATGGGACCGCCGCCTAGCACCAATAATTTTTCAGGTTTTTCGCGGATGCTCCAGACCGTGTCGGACGTCAGGTAATCCACTTCATCAACCCCTTCAATCGGTGGAACCAAAGGACGGGCGCCTGTCGCAATAACAATATTCCGGGTAGTGAGAACTTCCCCGTTGACCACCACTTCATAGGGAGATTTTATTTTTGCTTCGCCCGTGTGGCACTCCACTCCCAGCTTTGTATAACGCTCAATCGAATCGTGCGGCTCGACAGTCTTGATCACCCGTTGTACCCGCTCCATGACATCGGCAAACTCAAAATCAACTTTGACATTTTTGAAACCCAGGCTCTGGCATTTATTCACATCGGCCATGAATTTTGCAGAACGAATAAGCGCCTTGCTGGGAACGCATCCGGTGTTTAAGCAATCGCCGCCCATTTTATGTTTTTCTATCAAGGCCACTTTCCCCTTGGTGGCGGCCCCTATATAACTGGTCACCAGCCCCGCCGATCCGGCTCCAATCACCACCATGTTGTAATCAAACGTTTTTGGCTTTTTAAATTTTTTCAATACTTTTCTTCCTTTATAAAAGCCCAACAGTTTTTTGGCCAACAGCGGGAATAGTCCCAGCAGGACAAATGAAAAGATTAGATTGGGCGAAAGAATTCCTTTCAGGGATTCGATTTGCGCTAACTGGGTTCCCGCATTTACATAGACGATGGTACCCGCCAGCATTCCTACCTGACTCACCAGAAAGTACGGAAGGGTCTTCATGGGAGTCAGTCCCATCACCAGATTGATGACAAAGAAGGGAAACGCGGGAATCAAACGCAAAGTAAAAAGGTAAAAAGCGCCGTCCTTTTTGATGCCCTCATTAAATGACTTGAGAAAACTCCCGAACCTGTTTTGCACCCAGTCACGCAGCAAGGACCGTGAGACCAAAAAGGCCAGCGTCGCGCCAATGGTACTGGCAAAGGAAACCAGGATAGTACCTGTGACGATTCCAAACAACGCCCCGGCCAACAAAGTAAGAAGAGCCGCCCCCGGAAGGGAAAGGGCTGTGGATACGATATAGACCAAGGTGTAAGCGCCGATTGCCAGTAAAGTATTTTCCTTATAAAATCCGGAAAAATTGGCTTGTTGTCCCTTTATATATTCTAGGCTCAGGTATTGACCGAGGTTATAGTGGGAAAAAGCTAACAAGCAACCGGCAAGCACCGCAAGAATAATTATTTTTTTTAGGTTATTCACAATTTTTCTTGGCGTTTATTTTTAAAGGAAATGTTCCATTAAGATGTTTCATTATAAATTTGAAAACAAGGAGACATAATCCCCATAGCCTTTTTCCTTAAGCTCCTCTAAAGGAATAAACCCTAAGGACGCCGAGTTGATACAATATCTCAATCCCGTAGGTTGAGGGCCGTCCTCAAACAAATGACCCAGATGCGAGTCCGCATTGGCCGACCTCACTTCCGTTCGTTTCATAAAGAACTTGGTATCGGTTTTGGTGACGATATTTTTTTCGACCAGAGGCCGAGTGAATGACGGCCACCCGGTACCAGACTTGAATTTATCCAAGGAACTAAAAAGCGGTTCTCCGGAAACAATATCCACATAAATTCCTTGCTTCTTGTTATCCCAGAAGGCGTTATCAAAGGGAGACTCCGTCCCCTCTTCCTGAGTGACTTTATATTGAAGCGGAGTCAACTTCTTTTGCAACTCGCCTTGTGTGGGCTTGGAAAATTTTTCTCCATCACTTTCCATAGATATTTTCATAGGCTTATAGTTCCTTTCCGTTCCCCAAACTTTTTCGATGAACTGATCCCGTCCGGATCGAAAGCGATAATATTTATAACGAACGGGGTTTTTCTTGTAATAATCCTGATGATAATCTTCGGCGGCGTAAAATTCCTTAGCCTCGATGATCGGGGTCACAATTTTTAGAGCATAACGCTTACTTGCTTCAAGACGCTTTTTTGATTCCTGCGCCTGTTTTTTCTGCTCTGCACCATGATAATAAATAGCCGTCAAATAAGAATCTCCCCGATCCACAAACTGCCCGCCATTATCGGTAGGATCGACATTCCTCCAAAAAACTTCCAGCAGATCCTCATAAGAAACCTGGGTCGCATCGTAGTGAATTTGAACCGCTTCGACATGCCCCGTGGAACCGTAAGACACGTCCTTATAGGTAGGGTTTTGCGTGGTTCCGCCGGTGTAACCTGGAATCACCTGTTTCACGCCCTGCAATTTTTCAAAAGGGGGTTCCATACAC
Above is a genomic segment from Nitrospinota bacterium containing:
- the msrB gene encoding peptide-methionine (R)-S-oxide reductase MsrB, with the translated sequence MKVATFAGGCFWCMEPPFEKLQGVKQVIPGYTGGTTQNPTYKDVSYGSTGHVEAVQIHYDATQVSYEDLLEVFWRNVDPTDNGGQFVDRGDSYLTAIYYHGAEQKKQAQESKKRLEASKRYALKIVTPIIEAKEFYAAEDYHQDYYKKNPVRYKYYRFRSGRDQFIEKVWGTERNYKPMKISMESDGEKFSKPTQGELQKKLTPLQYKVTQEEGTESPFDNAFWDNKKQGIYVDIVSGEPLFSSLDKFKSGTGWPSFTRPLVEKNIVTKTDTKFFMKRTEVRSANADSHLGHLFEDGPQPTGLRYCINSASLGFIPLEELKEKGYGDYVSLFSNL
- a CDS encoding FAD-dependent oxidoreductase, which translates into the protein MNNLKKIIILAVLAGCLLAFSHYNLGQYLSLEYIKGQQANFSGFYKENTLLAIGAYTLVYIVSTALSLPGAALLTLLAGALFGIVTGTILVSFASTIGATLAFLVSRSLLRDWVQNRFGSFLKSFNEGIKKDGAFYLFTLRLIPAFPFFVINLVMGLTPMKTLPYFLVSQVGMLAGTIVYVNAGTQLAQIESLKGILSPNLIFSFVLLGLFPLLAKKLLGFYKGRKVLKKFKKPKTFDYNMVVIGAGSAGLVTSYIGAATKGKVALIEKHKMGGDCLNTGCVPSKALIRSAKFMADVNKCQSLGFKNVKVDFEFADVMERVQRVIKTVEPHDSIERYTKLGVECHTGEAKIKSPYEVVVNGEVLTTRNIVIATGARPLVPPIEGVDEVDYLTSDTVWSIREKPEKLLVLGGGPIGSELTQAFARLGCEVTQVERYNKLISREDPEISQMVLESFQKDGIEVLLEHSAEKFFKRDGKNFLECEYQDRTVVVEFDRVLIALGRQANVKGFGLEELGVELNQNGTIKVNEYMQTNFPNIYACGDVAGPYQFTHIAAHQAWYCAVNSMLSPFYGFKVDYNTVPWCTYTDPEVARCGLNECEAKEKGIAYEVTTYGIDDLDRAITDEAAYGLVKVLTVPGKDKIIGVTIAGLHAGDIIAEYVAAMKHGFGMNKILGTIHIYPTLAESNKYAAGNWKRNHVTEKTLAWGERVNRWRRQYI
- a CDS encoding SUMF1/EgtB/PvdO family nonheme iron enzyme, with amino-acid sequence MEKAIYLIKAIFTIALVFGFSSLETAGSEEVKKNPRPPQGMVGIPSGELFRGSDSNQGYQICLMNNRDCKKSWFQDEEPANTVRLNGFYIDSHEVTQKEFQRVMGDNPSVYKGSNFPVERVTWSEATEFCERVGKRLPTEAEWEWAARGGQRSVFPWGDKAESRKANFCDKQCDKRWKESQFDDDYRYTAPVGSFPANGYGAFDMAGNVYEWVTDWYAEDYYEKSPRDNPKGPETGKRKVIRGGSWINYSTGVRPAERTEAKPAARLNFVGFRCAL